The following proteins are co-located in the Manihot esculenta cultivar AM560-2 chromosome 7, M.esculenta_v8, whole genome shotgun sequence genome:
- the LOC110619695 gene encoding non-symbiotic hemoglobin 2: MVFNEKEEGLVKESWEIMKQDIPLYSLGFFSSILEIAPAAKDMFSFLRESNEIPQTNPKLKAHAVKVFKMTCESAIQLREKGGVVVSDTTLKYLGSVHLKNGVLDPHFQVVKEALLRTVKTAVGDKWSDEMGGAWCEAYDQLAAAIKA, from the exons atggttttcaatgagaaagaagaAGGTTTGGTGAAAGAATCATGGGAGATAATGAAACAAGATATCCCTCTTTACAGCCTTGGATTCTTCAGCAG tATTTTAGAGATAGCACCAGCTGCCAAGGACATGTTCTCCTTTCTAAGAGAGTCTAATGAAATTCCTCAGACTAATCCTAAGCTTAAAGCTCATGCTGTTAAGGTTTTCAAGATG ACATGCGAATCAGCAATTCAACTGAGGGAGAAAGGAGGGGTTGTAGTGAGTGATACCACTCTCAAATACTTGGGTTCTGTCCATCTCAAGAATGGAGTTCTTGACCCTCACTTTCAg GTGGTGAAAGAAGCACTTTTAAGAACAGTTAAAACGGCGGTTGGAGACAAATGGAGTGATGAGATGGGCGGTGCATGGTGTGAAGCCTACGACCAGTTGGCTGCTGCCATCAAAGCTTGA
- the LOC110618711 gene encoding probable histone H2B.3: MAPKAAEKKPAEKKPAMAEKAPAEKKPRAEKKLPKEGSSDKKKKKVKKSVETYKIYIFKVLKQVHPDIGISSKAMGIMNSFINDIFEKLAQEASRLARYNKKPTITSREIQTAVRLVLPGELAKHAVSEGTKAVTKFTSS; the protein is encoded by the coding sequence ATGGCGCCCAAGGCAGCTGAGAAGAAACCAGCTGAAAAGAAGCCTGCAATGGCGGAGAAAGCACCGGCAGAGAAGAAGCCCCGAGCGGAGAAAAAGTTGCCGAAGGAAGGCTCTAGcgataagaagaagaagaaggtaaaGAAGAGTGTAGAGACCTACAAGATTTACATATTCAAGGTGTTGAAGCAGGTTCATCCTGATATTGGTATCTCTAGCAAGGCTATGGGGATCATGAACAGCTTCATAAATGACATTTTTGAGAAACTTGCTCAAGAGGCTTCGAGGCTTGCTCGATACAACAAGAAACCCACCATCACTTCTCGGGAGATTCAGACTGCTGTTAGGCTTGTTCTCCCTGGAGAGCTTGCTAAACATGCTGTTTCTGAAGGGACCAAGGCTGTTACTAAGTTCACTAGTTCCTAA
- the LOC110619366 gene encoding fl(2)d-associated complex component — MTDFQPSQQKPESTDDARAEFERGLEELMRGHLDDCMSFASCSTTRNAEEEDDEGDQLVRRRRRSDLEGDDLAESSAARRRHSRILSRWAARQAQEMITTIERRNRESELMALAGLHTVSMLDSSFLRESQSPTSRRQGAVERPTTQASAILQMWRELEDEHLLNRARGRVRERMRQQRSVESNTNMSSTNMSESRGSENPGSLVDASESENEFVPWSHEQLDTQNENGDTNGSSREQSPDLGEVERERVRQIVRGWMESGISDRTSNVSQRNDSPRGEWLGETERERVRIVREWVQMASQQRGGRGGRREEQTAGLDAQVRDGSAADHDEGQPEHIRRDMLRLRGRQALLDLLVRIERERQRELEGLLEHRAVSDFAHRNRIQSLLRGRFLRNERPDEEERPPSMAASELVQLRQRHTVSGLREGFRFRLENIVRSQASGHSDSIPDNNVTDSGNDWNQTHTSQNIQVEANEQLQSTSQENDIHRLSDQTDNLQSNAAANNMNWQETAGQAGGWQGQITDDEERNWQQSDYSRFNEWRNGDAEPIDRNWQENSVNDWPQETTGNVQSEQSRPQEAPRIWHENVSREAVENWTQGPSDPPRTRRAVPMRRFNRFHPPDDDNVYSMELRELLSRRSVSNLLRSGFRESLDQLIQSYVDRQGRSPIEWDLHRNLPTPTPTSPEQDEDQQRDEQNEDQRDGMNRPSLVLPAPPVPPPQPLWHQDLHHTSWSRHSMQRSELEWEMINDLRADMARLQQGMNHMQRMLEACMDMQLELQRSVRQEVSAALNRSAGEKVLIAETSEDGSKWGHVRKGTCCVCCDSHIDSLLYRCGHMCTCSKCANELVRGGGKCPLCRAPIVEVIRAYSIL, encoded by the exons ATGACGGATTTTCAACCTTCACAACAAAAACCTGAATCAACCGATGATGCCCGCGCTGAATTCGAGCGGGGATTGGAGGAATTGATGCGTGGCCACTTGGATGATTGTATGTCGTTTGCGTCATGTAGCACCACTCGTAATGCCGAGGAGGAGGATGATGAAGGGGATCAGCTTGTCCGCAGGAGACGTAGGTCTGATCTAGAGGGTGATGACCTGGCCGAATCATCTGCTGCTAGGAGACGCCACTCCCGCATTTTAAGCCGTTGGGCTGCTCGCCAGGCACAGGAGATGATAACCACTATTGAGAGGAGGAATCGTGAATCAGAGTTGATGGCGCTTGCGGGTTTGCACACAGTTTCCATGCTTGATTCCTCATTTTTGAGGGAGTCGCAGTCGCCCACTTCAAGGAGGCAGGGAGCTGTTGAACGGCCTACTACTCAGGCATCCGCTATTCTTCAAATGTGGCGGGAGTTGGAGGATGAGCATTTATTGAATAGGGCACGGGGCAGAGTGAGGGAGAGAATGAGACAGCAAAGGAGTGTGGAGTCCAATACAAATATGTCAAGTACAAACATGTCAGAGAGCCGGGGTAGTGAGAATCCAGGAAGCTTGGTGGATGCAAGTGAGAGCGAGAATGAATTTGTACCTTGGTCACATGAGCAGCTGGACACACAGAATGAGAATGGGGATACTAATGGGTCTAGTAGGGAGCAATCTCCTGATCTTGGTGAAGTTGAGAGGGAGAGGGTGAGGCAGATTGTTCGAGGATGGATGGAGAGTGGCATTAGCGATCGTACATCTAACGTGTCCCAAAGGAATGACAGTCCTAGAGGGGAATGGCTCGGTGAGACAGAACGTGAAAGGGTCAGAATTGTTAGGGAGTGGGTGCAGATGGCAAGTCAGCAGCGAGGAGGTCGTGGGGGACGGAGGGAAGAGCAGACTGCTGGACTTGATGCACAGGTTCGTGATGGTTCAGCTGCTGACCATGATGAAGGGCAACCAGAGCATATTCGTCGGGACATGCTGAGGCTTCGTGGAAGACAAGCCCTTCTTGACCTACTCGTGAGGATTGAGCGTGAAAGACAGAGGGAACTTGAAGGATTGTTGGAGCATCGAGCTGTCTCTGATTTTGCTCATCGCAACCGCATTCAG TCATTACTGAGAGGTAGATTCTTGAGGAATGAAAGACCTGATGAAGAAGAGAGACCACCTTCAATGGCTGCGAGTGAATTAGTTCAATTAAGACAACGTCACACGGTATCTGGATTAAG GGAAGGGTTCCGTTTCAGGTTGGAAAATATAGTTCGTAGCCAAGCAAGTGGCCATTCTGATAGCATACCTGATAATAATGTCACTGATTCTGGAAATGATTGGAATCAGACACACACTTCTCAGAATATCCAAGTTGAAGCCAATGAGCAATTGCAATCTACAAGTCAAGAAAATGACATCCATCGGCTGTCTGATCAAACAGACAACTTACAAAGCAATGCAGCTGCCAATAACATGAATTGGCAAGAAACGGCAGGCCAAGCTGGGGGTTGGCAGGGACAAATTACAGATGATGAGGAACGTAATTGGCAACAGTCAGACTACAGTCGATTCAATGAATGGAGAAATGGTGATGCTGAACCAATAGACAGGAATTGGCAAGAGAATTCAGTTAATGACTGGCCCCAGGAAACAACTGGAAATGTACAGAGTGAACAAAGTCGCCCACAAGAAGCTCCAAGAATTTGGCACGAGAATGTTTCTCGCGAAGCTGTTGAGAATTGGACACAGGGGCCTTCTGATCCTCCAAGAACGCGCCGAGCTGTTCCAATGAGAAGATTTAATAGATTTCACCCACCTGATGATGATAATGTGTACAGTATGGAACTTAGGGAACTTTTGAGCAG GAGAAGTGTTTCTAATCTTCTTCGAAGTGGTTTCCGTGAAAGTTTGGACCAATTGATACAGTCATATGTGGATAGGCAAGGTCGTTCTCCCATTGAGTGGGATCTGCACAGAAACTTGCCAACACCGACTCCCACTTCACCAGAGCAGGATGAGGACCAGCAGAGAGATGAACAAAATGAGGATCAGCGTGATGGTATGAACAGACCTTCATTAGTTTTGCCAGCTCCACCTGTTCCCCCACCTCAGCCTCTTTGGCACCAGGATTTGCATCATACTAGCTGGTCTCGCCATAGCATGCAACGCTCGGAGCTT GAGTGGGAGATGATTAATGACTTGAGAGCTGACATGGCGAGACTTCAGCAAGGAATGAATCACATGCAGAGGATGCTGGAGGCCTGCATGGATATGCAACTTGAGTTGCAGCGTTCTGTCAGACAGGAAGTGTCTGCAGCTCTGAATCGATCAGCTGGTGAAAAAG TGTTGATTGCTGAGACATCTGAGGATGGATCTAAATGGGGCCATGTCAGGAAAGGGACATGTTGCGTCTGTTGTGACAGCCACATTGATTCTTTATTGTACAG ATGTGGTCACATGTGCACTTGTTCAAAATGTGCAAATGAATTAGTTCGTGGAGGAGGAAAGTGCCCATTGTGTCGAGCACCGATTGTTGAAGTGATCAGAGCATACTCCATACTGTAA